The sequence CGCCGGCCGCCTCCCTCACCACCCGCACGACGAGGCAGACCGACTGACGTGCCACCTGCACGATGAGCCCAGACTCATCGGCGCATTCCTCCCCACCCGCCGGTGCGTCCATTCCTAGCCGCCGGTGCACCACGCTCATCACCCGGTCGGCACGCCAATCAACTACGGCCAACTCCTCAGTGAATGTTCCAAAGTGCGCTGGCCTTGTTTTATGATTTCTCATATATCTCTCCATCTTCTGTGACTTGCCTGATTCCTGTGTTCCCAGCTGCTCAGTGAATGTCGCTATTTCTTTATGTGTTGCTAGCATCTATTATTTAGATTGCGAGACGAGCTTGAACTCTGCAATAGATTTATGACATGTTTTTTGTTTCAGCTccattgcaagattttaattgttTTAGCTCCAGTACAAGCTCGCTTTGCTCCAGTACTTCAATAATCCGAGAATAGAACTGTAGGATTGCGTGAAGGAGTCTCTGCATATCAGCCGGACATGGAGGATTGCAGTCGGACGCCGGCGGAGTGATGTGACCGATGTCGTGCTGAGAAACAATACCTATGTAGCGGTGTGTTGGCACCCATCTGGGTCTCAATCAGTGTGAGGTGTATCTGTGGCTGTGCTCTCTGCGGAGGTGCGCATGGTCTGTAGCCTGGGGTCAGATAGTCTGTGACCTGGCAGCAGGAGCGAGGTTCTCCACATCGAGTTGGACAGTCCGCACGTGCGCAGAGGCGATGGCTTTCGCAACAGCACCTGGATCTAACTATCAGGAGGGATCCCGTCATGGAGGAGAGTTCCGAGGGTTTTTCTTGGGATTGACACCTCCAGACGACGCAGAGTCGAATCGAGGTGAAGACGGCTACATTATTGTCTACTCCTAAGGAAAAAGTAAAGGAACAGAAGATATAATGATTTGGTTCGATTGTTAGCGCTTCAATTGCCCGTACCCCTTCAATTATATAATGGGGAGGTATGGACCTATTACTAGGCGTTCTCCAACAACTCCCACAAGTTTAGAGGGATAAACACACGTGAAGATAGGAGTTAATCCGCTTGATCTGATCTAATCACAGACTATCTGCTtctaagggcggactgtccgcaggCTAGACCATCTCGgctttagggccggaccgtccagtTGTGCTCAGTGCCACAAACAGCGGTCAACACATGCCCCTTGCCTTTTGGGGAAGCCaagcgaaccaaaagcactagTGTTGGCTACAAACAACTCGATGTGACAACATTGGTTTTtctaagcatcttgccacatactaagaTGATATTGCTTCAGAAATGACCATTCAACGCCTTGGGCGGGTTCTCGCCTTGCAAAGTTTGCAACATGTAGGCATTACCTGCTATCACCTATGTGATTCTGAAAGAGCcttcccagcttggtgaccatttGTCGAATTTCTGGTCTCTACTTCTTAATGGCAAGATGGTCTTTCGTACTATATCTCCAACTTGAAATGATTTAGCCTTGACCTTATTGCTATAAGCTTTGCCAACCATGATCTTGTCTTTCTCGATCTCTCCTAGAGACACCCATCTTTTATCTATTACTTCGTCGATATTGTCCATCATCAAATTATAATAATCCTCGACAGTTAGATCGTTCTGCctggctgaaagtcgcctagagggagggtgaataggcaaatctgaaatttataaactttaagcacaactacaagtcggggttagcgttagaaatataagtgagtccgaaagagagggcgaaaacaaatcaaccaaagaaatagagcggatgacacggtgatttgatttaccgaggttcggttcttgcaaacctactccccgttgaggtggtcacaaagaccgagtctcttccaaccctttccctctctcaaacggtcacctagaccgagtgagcttttctcctcaatcaaatgggtcacttagaccccacaaggaccaccacaacttggtgtctcttgctttgattacaaaggtgttgagaacaagaatggggaagaagaaaagcgatccaagcgacaagaactcaaatgaacacaaaaatctctctctcactagccactaattgtttggagtgattttggacttgggagaggatttgatctcttgtttgtgtcttggagtgaagtatagagctcttgtattgaatgcaatggctgaaaacttggatgcattgaagtggtggtggttgggggtatttatagccccaaccaccaaaccaaccgttgtggttgggctgctgtcgatgagCGAAGTGGAGAGCGATGCAGAGTGATGGCGAAGTGTAAATAATactggtagagtggagtggaagccttgtcttcgccgaagactctatttccctttcaatctatgacttagcatgaaatacacttgaaaaacacattagtcatagtaaatgaaagagatatgatcaaaggtatataaatgagctatgtgtgcaaaatatcaatcaaaattccaagaatcaagaatgtttacctcttcctaagtttggtaaaggttttctc is a genomic window of Zea mays cultivar B73 chromosome 5, Zm-B73-REFERENCE-NAM-5.0, whole genome shotgun sequence containing:
- the LOC100278031 gene encoding uncharacterized protein LOC100278031, encoding MVSFRTGSSAPGPAGRLPHHPHDEADRLTCHLHDEPRLIGAFLPTRRCVHS